A window of the Dioscorea cayenensis subsp. rotundata cultivar TDr96_F1 chromosome 14, TDr96_F1_v2_PseudoChromosome.rev07_lg8_w22 25.fasta, whole genome shotgun sequence genome harbors these coding sequences:
- the LOC120275510 gene encoding transcription termination factor MTERF8, chloroplastic — protein MAAAAVVLSSPFPSRNITTIALIPPPSSTSLPFPPLKHTINPLRCSLAVSPLASPLEPLLDEKEIQALLRHHPQLHSAPPEFLRHRITSLQSLGITGFTLRRAITKCPEILTSLKLDQFLDFIHGNLKDVKPAKIERLLGCAIHSHFFAGFTIRIKLLLEHGIPQEKLAHIINNINAQKVFAEKSVDEIKNMLAFLDRFGGPALCLRRPALLNLDLNEQMIPRYEFLVEIAGGDEDTAGLLIRKVPALLLYTVEHFGSHMDFWRSEGLSDEEVLKIALIYPNIFSASRERKLKPRVAFLRESGLSSQDIFKFLCKAPLFLTLSFEDNLSKKLGLLIKLGYRARTRELVVALGAVTRTSCENMQMVIGLFFSYGLSCEDVLTMSKKHPQVLQYSHLSLEKKLEFLIEDMEREVGELLCFPAFLGYKLDERIKPRYEAKKESRGKGMSLNKLLSVSSQRFSKTGNKQRQDGD, from the coding sequence ATGGCTGCCGCCGCCGTCGTCCTCAGTTCTCCCTTCCCCTCCCGCAACATCACCACCATTGCCCTAATCCCACCACCATCTTCGACCTCTCTTCCATTCCCTCCCCTCAAGCACACGATCAATCCCCTCCGGTGCAGTCTTGCTGTTTCTCCTCTTGCTTCCCCTCTTGAACCCCTGCTAGATGAGAAGGAGATCCAAGCTCTACTCCGACACCACCCACAGCTCCACTCCGCACCACCGGAATTCCTCCGCCACCGCATCACTTCTTTGCAATCACTCGGCATCACCGGCTTCACTCTCCGCCGTGCCATCACCAAGTGCCCGGAGATCCTCACATCGCTTAAGCTCGACCAATTCCTCGACTTCATCCATGGCAACCTGAAAGACGTCAAGCCCGCGAAGATTGAACGTCTCCTCGGCTGCGCCATTCATTCCCATTTCTTCGCCGGCTTTACCATCCGAATCAAGCTGCTCCTTGAGCACGGAATCCCTCAAGAGAAGCTTGCCCAtatcatcaacaatatcaatgcCCAGAAGGTGTTTGCTGAAAAGTCCGTGGATGAAATCAAGAATATGCTCGCTTTCCTGGATCGCTTCGGCGGGCCAGCCCTCTGCCTCCGCCGCCCGGCCCTCCTGAATCTAGATTTGAATGAGCAGATGATCCCCAGATACGAGTTCCTCGTAGAGATTGCCGGAGGAGACGAAGACACGGCTGGGCTCCTTATCCGTAAGGTGCCTGCTCTCTTGCTCTACACCGTCGAACATTTCGGATCGCACATGGATTTCTGGAGATCTGAAGGCCTCTCAGACGAAGAGGTCCTCAAAATAGCTCTCATTTATCCAAACATCTTCAGCGCCAGCAGAGAGAGGAAACTGAAGCCGAGAGTGGCGTTCTTAAGGGAATCCGGCCTCAGCTCCCAGGACATCTTCAAGTTCCTCTGCAAAGCTCCTCTTTTTCTCACTCTTTCGTTCGAGGACAATCTCTCGAAGAAGCTCGGGCTATTGATAAAGCTCGGATACAGAGCTCGGACCAGAGAGCTAGTGGTGGCCCTTGGTGCGGTGACGAGGACGAGCTGTGAGAACATGCAGATGGTGATAGGACTCTTCTTCAGCTATGGGTTGTCCTGCGAGGATGTGCTGACAATGAGCAAGAAACACCCACAGGTATTGCAGTACAGCCATttgtctttggagaagaagctgGAGTTCTTGATAGAGGACATGGAGAGAGAGGTTGGGGAGTTGTTGTGTTTCCCTGCATTCCTGGGATACAAACTGGATGAACGGATCAAGCCTCGGTATGAGGCTAAGAAGGAGAGCAGAGGGAAGGGGATGTCCCTCAATAAGCTCTTGAGTGTCTCATCCCAGAGGTTTTCCAAGACTGGCAATAAGCAGAGACAAGATGGTGATTGA
- the LOC120276389 gene encoding transducin beta-like protein 2, which produces MISDPSSSIPFISSISIPLLTAIIGAVVALLFVTDYLRRKRSEVATIAQHLDAKVDDQKPSRPPPSKKSHPRSHHHAAADKDQIKRHHPLDVNTLKGHGDDVTALCFSPDGLNLATVCGDGVVRIFRIDDASSKSFKLLRLNLPAGAHPTAIAFSEGETSVVVAAQTLSGSSLYMYADVSAPKQQVKIPHPEIKWEHHKVHDRSSVLTLVGASATFGSGDGSTILASCSEGTDIKIWHGKSGKELGTVDTNQLKNNMATISPNGRFLAAAAFTADVKVWEIVYSKDGSVKEVLKVMQLKGHKSAVTCLCFTPSSEQIITASKDGSIRVWNINVRYHLDEDPKTLKVFSIPLHDAKGSTLHYDHFRISPDGKILAATSGSILQWLCAETGKVLDTADKSHEGVITGIAWAPQLIPAGGKPALVLATAAVDKKVKLWLTPELHSS; this is translated from the exons ATGATCTCCGATCCATCGTCATCGATCCCCTTCATCTCCTCCATCTCCATTCCCTTGCTCACCGCCATTATAGGCGCTGTCGTCGCCCTCCTCTTCGTCACCGACTACCTCCGTCGCAAGAGATCCGAGGTCGCCACCATCGCCCAACACCTTGATGCCAAGGTCGATGATCAGAAGCCCTCCCGTCCTCCTCCCTCCAAGAAATCCCATCCCAGATCCCACCACCACGCAGCCGCCGACAAG GATCAAATCAAAAGGCACCACCCTCTCGACGTGAACACTTTGAAAGGCCACGGGGATGATGTTACCGCCCTCTGCTTCTCGCCTGATGGCCTGAATCTTGCTACCG TGTGCGGTGATGGAGTTGTGAGGATTTTCCGGATCGACGATGCTTCCAGCAAAAGTTTCAA GCTTTTAAGGTTGAATTTGCCGGCTGGGGCACACCCGACAGCGATTGCCTTCTCTGAGGGGGAGACTTCGGTTGTGGTGGCGGCTCAGACTTTGTCTGGATCCTCTCTTTATATGTATGCAGATGTGAGTGCCCCCAAGCAGCAAGTTAAAATTCCCCACCCGGAGATCAAATGGGAGCACCACAAGGTGCATGATAGGAGCTCTGTGTTGACCCTTGTTGGAGCCTCTGCAACCTTTGGAAGTGGTGATGGGAGCACGATCCTTGCTTCATGCTCTGAAG GGACTGATATTAAAATTTGGCATGGAAAAAGTGGTAAAGAGCTGGGAACTGTTGACACAAATCAACTAAAGAACAACATGGCTACCATTTCCCCAAATGGGCGTTTTCTGGCTGCTGCAGCCTTTACTGCAGATGTGAAG GTGTGGGAAATTGTTTATTCTAAGGATGGTTCTGTCAAGGAGGTTCTGAAAGTCATGCAACTAAAAGGACATAAG AGTGCGGTAACCTGTTTATGTTTTACCCCAAGTTCAGAGCAGATCATTACAGCATCTAAAGACGGTTCAATTAGAGTTTGGAATATCAATG TTCGATATCATCTAGATGAGGACCCGAAGACTTTGAAAGTGTTTTCTATTCCACTTCATGATGCAAAAGGTTCTACTTTGCATTATGATCATTTTAGGATCTCGCCTGATGGCAAGATCCTTGCGGCTACTTCTGGTTCGATTCTGCAATGGTTATGTGCTGAGACTGGAAAGGTTCTAGACACTGCTGACAAATCACATGAAG GTGTCATTACTGGCATTGCTTGGGCCCCTCAATTGATTCCAGCAG GGGGTAAACCTGCTCTAGTTTTAGCCACAGCTGCTGTGGATAAAAAGGTGAAACTGTGGCTGACTCCAGAACTTCATTCATcatga
- the LOC120276251 gene encoding pentatricopeptide repeat-containing protein At2g02980, chloroplastic-like yields the protein MAVFAAQLRPPPTPATNASFGTLYTNGNGTLTRTEAYLSLPRLLKSCANSSALSPGSQLHAISVKLDLCSDVFIQTALLSFYSSCGYLDTALQLFDRMPHRNLITWTAAIDACLRSDHPHLAISLFVQMRDFGIVPDTFALVSFLASCSSLCALDLGRGAHAHLSKTGTEPTPFLATALVDMYCKCGSLDDAIKVFDLLPSSAKTVQVWNSMLHGLSLHGLGMNALQMFDEMQRALVQPNSVTFVALLCGCAHAGLVEEGKMYFGLMRSKYGIEPGVKHFGCMVDLLGRAGLIDEAFDLVAQHVSPGQPCHMGSFAQCL from the coding sequence ATGGCAGTATTTGCCGCCCAACTCCGGCCGCCTCCAACTCCGGCCACGAACGCAAGCTTCGGCACATTGTACACCAATGGCAATGGAACCCTAACGAGAACTGAGGCTTACCTCTCCCTCCCTCGCCTCCTCAAATCCTGCGCCAACTCCTCCGCCCTCTCCCCTGGATCCCAGCTCCACGCCATCTCCGTCAAGCTCGACCTTTGCTCCGACGTCTTCATCCAGACCGCACTTCTCTCCTTCTACTCCTCCTGTGGTTATCTTGACACCGCCCTTCAACTGTTCGACAGAATGCCCCACCGAAACCTCATCACCTGGACTGCCGCCATTGACGCATGCCTTCGCTCGGACCACCCCCATTTAGCGATTTCCTTGTTCGTCCAAATGCGAGACTTCGGCATCGTCCCTGATACCTTCGCTCTCGTCAGCTTCCTTGCCTCCTGCTCCTCCCTTTGCGCGCTTGACCTCGGCCGAGGAGCCCATGCCCATCTAAGCAAGACTGGCACGGAGCCCACCCCCTTCCTCGCAACCGCGCTTGTCGACATGTACTGCAAGTGTGGTAGCCTGGACGATGCCATCAAGGTGTTTGATTTATTGCCTAGTAGTGCTAAAACcgttcaagtttggaactcaatGCTTCATGGACTGTCATTGCACGGGCTGGGAATGAATGCCTTGCAGATGTTCGATGAAATGCAGCGCGCGCTGGTGCAGCCAAATAGCGTCACTTTCGTTGCACTCCTTTGCGGTTGTGCGCACGCCGGGCTAGTAGAAGAAGGGAAGATGTACTTTGGGTTGATGAGAAGCAAGTATGGAATTGAACCCGGAGTTAAGCACTTTGGTTGCATGGTGGATTTGCTCGGCCGTGCAGGGTTGATAGATGAGGCATTTGATCTAGTTGCTCAGCATGTCAGTCCCGGCCAACCATGTCATATGGGGAGCTTTGCTCAATGCTTGTAG
- the LOC120276252 gene encoding pentatricopeptide repeat-containing protein At5g48910-like — translation MAETVLDRIVTEEQTMSSTSHYLIMSNMYRDAGFEEKTAELRIKVGRKPTGRSWIEIAGEMHEFMVGVAAFSHPMWKEIKTMLDEMGRTEGKKMREQSENIHSEKMAVAFGLIRTSAPTPIRISKNLRICQDCHDIMKLISQAYKREIVVRDCNRFHRFMGGLCSCKDYW, via the coding sequence ATGGCAGAGACTGTACTTGATAGAATTGTCACAGAAGAGCAGACGATGAGTAGCACAAGCCATTACTTGATAATGTCAAACATGTATAGAGATgcagggtttgaggagaagacAGCAGAGTTGAGGATTAAGGTTGGTCGGAAACCAACGGGCAGGAGCTGGATTGAGATTGCCGGAGAGATGCATGAGTTCATGGTTGGGGTTGCTGCATTCTCGCACCCGATGTGGAAGGAGATTAAGACAATGCTTGATGAAATGGGGAGAACAGAAGGTAAGAAGATGCGTGAGCAGTCGGAGAACATTCACAGTGAGAAGATGGCTGTGGCATTCGGCTTGATCAGAACAAGTGCACCGACACCAATAAGGATATCAAAGAACTTGAGAATATGTCAGGATTGCCATGATATAATGAAGTTGATTTCTCAGGCTTACAAAAGAGAGATTGTTGTTAGGGACTGCAATCGCTTCCACAGATTCATGGGAGGACTCTGCTCATGCAAGGACTATTGGTAA
- the LOC120275797 gene encoding AT-hook motif nuclear-localized protein 1-like codes for MEGVEELAVGSVAATVVEGSGTNHPVAAEVNSEKPSQVEGVAPTQVSAPAQVLAVVPGTWSGVMEGPARKKRGRPRKYGPDGSLLAPYTGDRPVTAKKRSRGRPMDFLKRSQLGFEMESLACSAGTHFTPHVISVAAGEDVTMKIISFSQQGPRAICILSANGVISNVTLRQPDSSGGTLTYEGRFELLSLSGSFMPTDNGGTRSRHGGMSVSLASPDGRVVGGCLAGLLVAASSVQVVVGSFMPGYQMEQKIKRPKYETASVAKPTAAVPISTIDTEDVFGDAQAQQQSSTSPKPTLAASASFRGENWSTSLQSAPDARNSMTDINISLPTG; via the exons ATGGAGGGAGTGGAAGAGTTAGCAGTTGGGTCGGTGGCGGCAACGGTGGTGGAGGGTTCCGGGACGAACCATCCGGTGGCTGCGGAGGTGAACAGCGAGAAGCCTAGTCAGGTAGAGGGAGTGGCTCCGACGCAGGTGTCGGCTCCGGCGCAGGTTTTGGCGGTGGTGCCAGGGACGTGGAGTGGGGTGATGGAGGGTCCGGCGAGGAAGAAGAGAGGGAGACCGAGGAAGTATGGGCCGGATGGGAGCTTGCTGGCGCCGTACACCGGGGACCGCCCGGTGACGGCGAAGAAGCGGAGTAGAGGGCGGCCAATGGATTTCCTGAAAAGGTCCCAACTTGGGTTTGAGATGGAATCTCTAG CATGCTCTGCTGGTACACATTTTACACCTCATGTCATCAGTGTGGCAGCCGGTGAG GATGTCACAATGAAGATCATATCATTTTCTCAGCAAGGGCCTCGGGCTATTTGTATTTTATCAGCTAATGGTGTCATTTCAAATGTCACACTTCGCCAACCAGATTCTTCTGGTGGTACATTGACTTATGAG GGTCGCTTTGAGTTACTTTCTCTGTCTGGATCATTCATGCCAACTGATAATGGTGGGACAAGGAGCCGACATGGTGGAATGAGTGTCTCTTTGGCTAGTCCCGACGGGCGCGTTGTAGGTGGGTGTCTTGCAGGACTATTGGTGGCTGCTAGTTCTGTGCAG GTTGTGGTGGGCAGCTTTATGCCAGGTTATCAGATGGAGCAGAAGATTAAAAGGCCAAAATACGAGACTGCATCAGTCGCCAAACCAACAGCTGCAGTTCCAATATCGACCATAGACACCGAGGATGTATTTGGTGATGCGCAAGCACAGCAGCAAAGCTCGACAAGCCCAAAGCCCACACTTGCAGCTTCCGCATCCTTTCGGGGAGAAAACTGGTCAACTTCTCTTCAATCAGCACCAGATGCAAGAAACTCCATGACTGATATCAACATATCATTGCCAACCGGGTAA
- the LOC120276307 gene encoding ACT domain-containing protein ACR8-like — protein sequence MEWSLDEYEKLVIRMNTPRVVIDNAVCPAATVVKVDSARKDGVLLEAIQALMDLNLSIRKAYMSSDGRWFMDVFHVTDRFGRKLDGRVIPYIEECLGAGPASRSDTMEGVTVLELSGTDRPGLLSEIFAVLADLQCGVSDATVWTHNGRIASLIFITNEEDSGFPVAADSRRLQRIEARLRNVLKGENDIRGARTAVSSSLALGIHPDRRLHQMMFEDRDYERMPSGDESWSPPSVSVQNWVERGYSEVNVQCRDRPKLLFDVVCTLTDMEYVVFHGRIDTDGDRAHQEFHIRHKDGSPISSGAEKQRVIQCLQAAIERRASSGLRLELCTVDCQGLLADVTRTFRENGLSVTRAEVSTKAEMANNVFYVTDAAGRPVDHKAIDAVRERIGMRILTVSEEPQPRLCQKRSDNEEASGIGLFSWGSIVKRNLFNLGLIRSCS from the exons ATGGAGTGGTCTTTGGATGAATACGAGAAGCTTGTCATCCGGATGAACACCCCCAG AGTTGTGATTGATAATGCTGTGTGCCCGGCGGCGACGGTGGTGAAGGTTGATAGTGCGCGGAAGGATGGGGTGCTTCTTGAGGCGATTCAGGCGCTCATGGATCTCAATCTGTCTATCAGGAAGGCGTATATGTCCTCTGATGGTCGCTGGTTTATGGACGTCTTCCATGTCACTGATCGGTTTGGCCGCAAGCTCGATGGCCGTGTTATACCTTACATCGAGGAGTGTCTTGGCGCCGGTCCTGCATCTCGCTCCGACACCATGGAAGGTGTCACTGTTCTCGAGTTAAGCGGTACTGATCGCCCTGGCCTGCTCTCCGAGATCTTTGCTGTTCTAGCTGACCTCCAATGTGGAGTCTCCGACGCCACAGTCTGGACGCACAACGGCCGTATCGCGTCTCTTATCTTCATCACAAACGAAGAGGATTCTGGCTTCCCCGTCGCCGCCGACTCCCGGAGGCTCCAGCGCATCGAAGCGAGGCTTCGGAACGTGCTCAAAGGGGAGAACGATATCCGCGGGGCGCGGACCGCGGTGTCGTCGTCGTTGGCTCTCGGGATTCATCCTGACCGGAGGTTGCATCAGATGATGTTCGAGGACCGCGATTACGAGCGGATGCCGTCCGGTGACGAGTCGTGGTCACCACCGTCCGTCTCCGTGCAAAATTGGGTCGAGAGGGGGTACTCTGAAGTGAACGTCCAGTGCCGGGACCGTCCCAAGCTCTTGTTTGACGTTGTTTGCACGTTGACGGACATGGAGTATGTTGTGTTTCACGGGAGGATTGATACTGATGGAGATCGAGCTCATCAG gAATTTCATATCAGGCATAAAGATGGAAGTCCTATCAGTTCAGGGGCGGAGAAACAACGAGTGATTCAGTGTTTGCAGGCTGCCATTGAACGAAGAGCATCCTCG GGATTGAGGCTAGAGCTCTGTACAGTTGACTGCCAGGGTCTACTCGCCGATGTAACTCGAACATTCCGTGAAAACGGGCTCTCAGTGACAAGAGCAGAAGTATCAACCAAAGCGGAAATGGCCAACAACGTGTTCTATGTAACAGATGCCGCGGGGCGGCCAGTTGATCACAAGGCAATCGATGCTGTCCGAGAGAGAATTGGAATGAGAATCTTGACAGTGAGCGAGGAACCTCAACCAAGATTATGCCAGAAGAGATCCGACAATGAGGAAGCCAGTGGCATTGGTCTCTTCTCCTGGGGTAGCATAGTGAAGAGAAACCTATTCAATTTAGGACTCATCAGGTCCTGCTCTTAA